From Rhodovastum atsumiense, a single genomic window includes:
- a CDS encoding ImuA family protein — protein MVAAPPSADRAAVLDQLRARIARLEGGGAAAAGVIPVCAEADRVLPRGGLARAALHEVLAADRGAAVGFCGLLLARAAGPVLWIGAEPDLWPPGLAAFGLSPADLVLVRAGRATDGLWALEEALRCPAVAGAVLMVDGHPPDMTATRRLQLAAEAGGGIGLLLLPDADRIHPSVACTRWRVAAEAVPDPERPCWRLTLLRGAGGRPAEWRLAWHAAERRLRPALVTALPVAS, from the coding sequence ATGGTTGCAGCACCCCCCTCTGCCGACCGCGCCGCGGTCCTGGACCAGCTTCGGGCGCGGATTGCCCGCCTCGAAGGGGGTGGCGCCGCGGCGGCGGGTGTCATTCCGGTCTGTGCCGAGGCGGACAGGGTCCTGCCCCGGGGCGGCCTTGCCCGCGCCGCCTTGCACGAGGTACTGGCGGCCGATCGCGGCGCGGCTGTCGGCTTCTGTGGCCTGTTGCTCGCCCGTGCCGCCGGCCCGGTGCTGTGGATCGGCGCCGAGCCCGATCTCTGGCCGCCCGGGCTTGCCGCCTTTGGCCTGAGCCCCGCCGATCTGGTGCTGGTGCGGGCCGGCCGTGCCACGGACGGGCTCTGGGCGCTGGAGGAGGCGCTGCGCTGTCCTGCCGTCGCCGGGGCCGTGCTGATGGTCGATGGCCATCCCCCCGACATGACCGCGACCCGTCGCCTGCAACTGGCCGCCGAGGCCGGGGGTGGGATCGGGCTGCTGCTGTTGCCGGATGCCGACAGGATCCACCCTTCGGTGGCATGCACACGCTGGCGCGTGGCGGCGGAGGCCGTGCCGGATCCCGAACGTCCCTGCTGGCGACTGACGCTGTTGCGCGGGGCGGGGGGGCGGCCTGCGGAATGGCGGCTCGCATGGCATGCGGCGGAGCGCAGGCTCCGGCCCGCGCTCGTGACGGCCCTTCCTGTCGCCTCATGA
- a CDS encoding Y-family DNA polymerase: MSQRRFLALVLPRLATDRLRRCEPALRGQPLATWTTQGQQRRLVAVDAPGTTLRPGQALADAQAMHPALVLRPDDPAADRAALERLALWALRFTPLAAVDPPDGLILDVTGCTDFCGGEAALLDQIHASLARGGFTARAVLAGVAAVATALARAGRHGTILPPGKERVAMATLPLGVLRLDPDCLTGLHRLGLQRVGEVLRQPRGPLVRRFGRELADALDGLAGTRSRPLQPVRPTPGLAVARDFVEPVLTRPGIERALDQLLDRLCRALEAAGQGARQVTLRAVRVDHHVQDLIIGTVRPTRQPAHLRRLFAGKLERLEPGAGFERFTLRADVTNPLDAVQQGIPVSGKDPGRSEAALANLFDRLSQRVAVWRLMPVASHWPERAVRRVGASDPVSPLLPEPRRARPVCLLSRPLPLQVVLSKPDGPPAGLCLDGVMHPVAWAEGPERLEPEWWRESAARPVRDYYRVSLVSGARLWIGCVPVRPGHWFLHGHFP; encoded by the coding sequence ATGAGCCAGCGTCGCTTCCTGGCGCTGGTCCTGCCCCGGCTGGCGACGGATCGCCTGCGCCGGTGCGAGCCGGCGTTGCGAGGCCAGCCCCTCGCCACCTGGACGACGCAGGGCCAGCAGCGGCGCCTGGTGGCGGTGGATGCGCCGGGCACGACCTTGCGGCCGGGGCAGGCGCTTGCCGATGCCCAGGCGATGCATCCCGCCCTGGTGCTGCGGCCGGACGACCCGGCGGCGGACCGGGCGGCCCTGGAGCGGCTGGCGCTCTGGGCGCTGCGCTTCACCCCCCTGGCCGCGGTCGATCCGCCGGACGGGCTGATCCTGGATGTGACCGGCTGCACCGATTTCTGCGGCGGGGAGGCGGCGCTGCTGGACCAGATCCATGCCAGCCTCGCACGGGGTGGGTTCACGGCCCGTGCGGTGCTGGCCGGCGTGGCGGCGGTTGCCACGGCGCTGGCGCGGGCCGGGCGGCACGGCACGATCCTGCCGCCGGGGAAGGAGCGGGTGGCGATGGCGACGTTGCCGCTGGGGGTGTTGCGGCTGGATCCGGATTGCCTGACCGGGCTGCACCGGCTTGGCCTGCAGCGGGTCGGCGAGGTGCTGCGCCAGCCGCGCGGACCGTTGGTGCGGCGTTTCGGGCGGGAACTGGCCGATGCGCTGGATGGGCTCGCCGGTACGCGGTCCCGTCCGCTGCAGCCGGTGCGGCCCACGCCTGGATTGGCGGTGGCCCGGGACTTCGTCGAGCCGGTGCTGACCCGTCCCGGGATCGAGCGCGCGCTGGACCAATTGCTGGACCGGTTGTGCCGGGCCCTGGAAGCGGCGGGGCAGGGGGCGCGGCAGGTGACGCTGCGTGCCGTCCGCGTGGACCATCACGTGCAGGACCTGATCATCGGCACGGTCCGGCCCACGCGCCAGCCCGCGCATCTGCGCCGCCTGTTTGCCGGGAAGCTGGAGCGGCTGGAGCCGGGGGCCGGCTTCGAGCGCTTCACGCTGCGGGCCGACGTGACCAATCCGCTCGACGCTGTGCAACAGGGCATTCCTGTTTCCGGCAAGGATCCCGGCCGGAGCGAAGCGGCGCTGGCGAACCTGTTCGATCGCCTGTCGCAGCGGGTTGCGGTCTGGCGCCTGATGCCTGTTGCCAGCCATTGGCCCGAACGGGCGGTCCGGCGGGTTGGCGCTTCCGATCCGGTCTCTCCGCTGTTACCGGAGCCGCGTCGTGCGCGGCCGGTATGTCTGCTGTCGCGTCCGTTGCCGTTGCAGGTCGTGCTGTCCAAGCCGGATGGTCCACCTGCAGGGCTGTGCCTGGACGGTGTGATGCATCCGGTCGCCTGGGCGGAAGGCCCGGAGCGCCTGGAACCCGAATGGTGGCGTGAGTCGGCTGCCCGGCCGGTGCGGGACTATTACCGCGTGTCGCTGGTCAGCGGTGCCCGTCTCTGGATCGGCTGTGTCCCTGTCCGGCCCGGCCATTGGTTCCTGCACGGTCATTTCCCATGA
- a CDS encoding trans-sulfuration enzyme family protein: MTEKMRGWGPATCALYTGETTRGVGEPVTPGPAMSASFLTHPDAVGFSANDLGAAAPHFYTRWSNPTVELLETRLAALEGGEAAVAFASGMAAVNALFSDRLASGDHLVLSDVCYAGVAELAQDTLVRSGIAVTTVDTSNPEAVAVALRPNTRLVHIETPANPILRLADVAEIARIVHAGGAELSVDATIATPLGLQPLALGADYVVHSLTKYICGHGDALGGAVIGGAERMAALRRGSLIHLGACLAPFQAWLILRGLETLVPRLRLHEANARAVEAFLADHPKVRAVHWPGSPRHPQHALAQRQMRAYSGLLAFSVHADGAALARRMAERMRVISYAVSLGKTKSLLVYIPTEDILRSSFRLTGAAAQSYRDWTGEGTFRFSVGLEDAADIIADLEEALG; encoded by the coding sequence ATGACGGAGAAGATGCGGGGCTGGGGCCCGGCCACCTGTGCGCTGTACACCGGCGAGACCACACGGGGCGTGGGAGAGCCGGTCACGCCGGGCCCGGCGATGTCGGCGAGTTTCCTCACGCATCCCGATGCGGTCGGCTTCTCCGCCAACGACCTTGGTGCCGCGGCGCCGCATTTCTACACGCGCTGGAGCAATCCGACGGTCGAGTTGCTGGAGACCCGACTGGCCGCGCTGGAGGGCGGCGAAGCGGCGGTGGCCTTCGCCAGCGGCATGGCGGCGGTGAACGCCCTGTTCAGCGACCGGCTGGCCAGCGGCGACCATCTGGTGCTGTCCGATGTCTGCTATGCCGGCGTCGCCGAACTGGCGCAGGATACCCTGGTGCGGTCGGGCATCGCGGTCACGACGGTCGACACCTCCAACCCCGAAGCGGTCGCCGTCGCGCTTCGCCCCAATACGCGGCTGGTGCATATCGAGACGCCGGCCAATCCGATCCTGCGCCTCGCCGACGTGGCGGAGATCGCCCGCATCGTGCATGCCGGCGGCGCGGAACTGTCGGTGGACGCCACCATCGCCACCCCGCTCGGCCTGCAGCCGCTCGCGCTCGGCGCGGATTACGTGGTGCATTCGCTGACCAAGTATATCTGCGGCCATGGCGATGCGCTCGGCGGCGCGGTGATCGGCGGGGCCGAGCGGATGGCGGCGCTACGGCGCGGCAGCCTGATCCATCTCGGGGCCTGCCTCGCCCCGTTCCAGGCCTGGCTGATCCTGCGTGGGCTGGAGACGCTGGTGCCGCGCCTGCGCCTGCACGAGGCCAATGCGCGCGCGGTGGAAGCCTTCCTGGCCGACCATCCAAAGGTTCGTGCCGTGCACTGGCCGGGTTCGCCGCGGCATCCGCAGCATGCGCTGGCGCAGCGGCAGATGCGTGCCTATTCCGGGCTGCTGGCGTTTTCGGTGCACGCCGACGGTGCGGCACTGGCCCGGCGCATGGCGGAGCGGATGCGGGTGATTTCCTATGCGGTGTCGCTCGGCAAGACCAAGAGCCTGCTGGTCTACATCCCGACCGAGGACATCCTGCGTTCGTCCTTCCGCCTCACCGGCGCGGCGGCGCAGTCTTATCGTGACTGGACCGGCGAAGGCACGTTCCGTTTCTCGGTTGGCCTGGAGGATGCTGCCGACATCATCGCCGACCTGGAGGAAGCGCTCGGTTGA
- a CDS encoding error-prone DNA polymerase: protein MAPARSRGGAPGLPFGFAELGARSNFSLLDGASHPAELVQTAAALGQAGIGVCDRNSLAGVVRAHLAARALGFPFVVGARLELEDGVAYLAWPTDRASYGRLTRLLSLGRMRAPKGECRIGREDLYDHAEGWVLALIAPPWPDAGFAARLREDAVALRPLLALPLFCTAPFLHDGNDRRRLGDLAGVAAAGRAGLLATTDPRYHHPARRRLADVLTAIRLGVPVDAIGFAAEPNAERCLKSPAEMARLYAAHPDALANTVRVLEACRGFSLDQLRHEYPDEILEPGRTPQQTLAGRVAAEAAARWPEGVPEDIAARLAHELELVGQLGYAPYFLTVHEVVRFARAKGILCQGRGSAANSAICYVLGITAVDPARHDLLFERFVSASRNEPPDIDVDFEHERREEVIQHIYDRYGRDRAAIAGTVIRYRGRSAIREVGKALGLSEDVTGRLARACRGPEQSLHDLATAEGLDPSDRRLGLALELAEEIQDFPRHLATHVGGFVISRGRLTEMAVLGNAAMAGRTVLEWDKDDIEALRLLKVDILALGMLSCLRRGFALLWRHRRIPMDLARVPHDCAVTYAMLRRADSLGVFQVESRAQMNMLPRLRPRDFYDIVVQVAIIRPGPIQGDMVHPYLRRRWGLEVVSYPKPSPEHGPPDELEKVLGRTLGVPLFQEQAMRVAIVAARFTPAEADELRRAMATFKYTQGIGVYRERLIGGMVARGYDPDLAERVFRQIEGFGSYGFPESHAASFALLAYASAWLKCHHPAVFAAALLNSQPMGFYAPAQIVRDASEHGVLVRPLDVNASAWDCTLEPEPCSADGHALRLGLRLVAGLSKAEGTRIVQARQLGNGSPYASVEEVARRAGVSRRAIVMLAEADGFASLGIGRRGALWEARAVERDVPSLLRRVGEAEDWGELPLFREAAATLPAETAGQAVALDYGATGLSLRRHPLAVLREDLQRLGCDDTRRLRTARAGARLRLPGLVLMRQRPGTARGIVFITVEDEFGQANLVVHGDIATRDRAALIGARLLVAEGRVEREAEQAEVPIIHLICHGLQDRTELLAGLMRGKTASANADAVQSPVRLPASRDFR from the coding sequence CTGGCCCCAGCCAGGTCCAGGGGCGGAGCCCCTGGCCTTCCTTTTGGTTTCGCCGAACTCGGCGCCCGTTCCAATTTCTCGTTGCTGGATGGTGCATCACACCCGGCCGAGCTGGTGCAAACTGCGGCCGCGCTAGGGCAGGCGGGGATCGGGGTCTGTGACCGCAACAGTCTCGCCGGGGTAGTGCGAGCGCATCTCGCTGCCCGTGCGCTGGGTTTTCCATTCGTGGTCGGTGCCCGCCTCGAACTGGAAGACGGCGTTGCCTATCTGGCCTGGCCGACGGATCGGGCGAGTTATGGCCGTCTCACGCGCCTGCTGTCGCTGGGCCGCATGCGGGCACCGAAGGGGGAATGCCGCATCGGCCGCGAGGATCTGTATGACCACGCCGAAGGCTGGGTGCTGGCGTTGATCGCGCCGCCCTGGCCCGATGCCGGTTTCGCCGCGCGGCTGCGGGAGGATGCGGTGGCATTGCGGCCGCTGCTGGCATTGCCGCTGTTCTGCACGGCGCCGTTTCTGCATGACGGCAACGACCGGCGCCGGCTTGGGGATCTCGCCGGGGTGGCGGCGGCGGGGCGGGCCGGGCTGCTGGCTACCACCGATCCGCGCTATCATCATCCCGCGCGTCGCCGGCTGGCCGATGTGCTGACCGCGATCCGGCTCGGCGTTCCGGTGGATGCGATCGGCTTCGCCGCCGAGCCGAATGCCGAGCGCTGCCTGAAAAGCCCGGCCGAGATGGCCCGGCTTTATGCCGCGCATCCGGATGCGCTGGCCAACACCGTGCGTGTGCTGGAGGCCTGTCGCGGTTTTTCGCTCGACCAGTTGCGCCACGAATATCCCGACGAGATCCTCGAACCCGGCCGCACGCCGCAACAGACGCTGGCCGGCCGGGTGGCGGCGGAGGCCGCGGCACGGTGGCCCGAGGGGGTGCCGGAAGACATCGCCGCGCGCCTCGCGCATGAGCTGGAGCTGGTCGGGCAACTGGGGTATGCGCCGTATTTCCTCACCGTGCACGAGGTGGTGCGCTTTGCCCGTGCCAAGGGGATTCTCTGCCAGGGGCGCGGTTCGGCTGCGAACTCGGCGATCTGTTATGTGCTCGGCATCACCGCCGTCGATCCGGCGCGGCATGATCTGCTGTTCGAGCGCTTCGTCTCTGCCAGCCGCAATGAACCGCCCGACATCGATGTCGATTTCGAGCACGAGCGGCGCGAGGAAGTGATCCAGCACATCTATGACCGCTATGGCCGCGATCGTGCCGCCATTGCCGGCACCGTGATCCGCTATCGCGGTCGCAGCGCTATCCGCGAGGTCGGCAAGGCGCTGGGGTTGTCGGAAGACGTCACCGGCCGGCTGGCGCGGGCGTGCCGGGGGCCGGAGCAGAGTCTGCACGACCTCGCCACGGCGGAGGGGCTCGATCCCTCCGATCGACGGCTGGGCCTGGCCCTGGAGCTGGCGGAGGAGATCCAGGATTTCCCGCGCCATCTCGCCACCCATGTCGGTGGCTTCGTCATCAGCCGCGGCAGGCTCACGGAGATGGCGGTGCTCGGCAATGCCGCCATGGCCGGGCGTACCGTGCTGGAATGGGACAAGGACGACATCGAGGCGCTGCGCCTGCTCAAGGTCGATATCCTGGCGCTGGGCATGTTGTCCTGCCTGCGCCGAGGCTTCGCGTTGTTGTGGCGGCATCGGCGCATCCCGATGGATCTTGCCCGGGTGCCGCATGACTGCGCGGTGACCTATGCCATGCTGCGGCGGGCCGACAGCCTGGGGGTGTTCCAGGTCGAGAGCCGGGCTCAGATGAACATGCTGCCGCGGCTGCGGCCCAGGGATTTCTACGACATCGTGGTGCAGGTGGCGATCATCCGTCCCGGCCCGATCCAGGGCGACATGGTGCATCCCTATCTGCGGCGCCGCTGGGGGCTGGAGGTCGTCAGCTATCCGAAGCCGTCGCCGGAGCACGGGCCTCCGGATGAGTTGGAGAAGGTGCTCGGTCGCACGCTGGGCGTGCCGCTGTTCCAGGAGCAGGCGATGCGGGTGGCGATCGTTGCCGCCCGCTTCACGCCCGCCGAGGCCGATGAGCTGCGCCGTGCCATGGCGACCTTCAAATACACGCAGGGCATCGGCGTCTATCGCGAGCGACTGATCGGCGGCATGGTCGCCCGCGGCTACGATCCGGACCTGGCGGAGCGGGTCTTCCGGCAGATCGAGGGATTCGGCTCCTATGGTTTCCCGGAAAGCCATGCGGCATCCTTCGCCCTTCTTGCCTATGCCTCGGCCTGGCTGAAATGCCACCATCCCGCGGTGTTCGCGGCGGCACTGCTGAACAGCCAGCCGATGGGCTTCTATGCGCCGGCGCAGATCGTGCGGGACGCAAGCGAGCATGGCGTGCTGGTGCGGCCGCTCGATGTGAACGCGAGCGCGTGGGATTGCACGCTCGAACCCGAGCCTTGCAGTGCGGACGGGCATGCCCTGCGCCTGGGCCTGCGCCTGGTGGCGGGGCTGTCGAAGGCAGAAGGAACGAGGATCGTCCAGGCCCGGCAGCTCGGCAACGGCTCGCCGTATGCATCCGTGGAAGAGGTGGCACGGCGGGCCGGGGTGAGCCGGCGGGCGATCGTGATGCTGGCCGAGGCGGATGGCTTCGCCAGCCTGGGCATTGGCCGTCGTGGCGCGTTGTGGGAGGCAAGGGCGGTCGAGCGTGACGTGCCGTCATTGCTGCGGCGCGTCGGCGAGGCGGAGGACTGGGGGGAGTTGCCGTTGTTCCGCGAGGCTGCGGCGACGCTGCCGGCGGAGACTGCCGGGCAGGCGGTAGCGCTGGACTACGGCGCCACCGGGCTGTCGCTGCGCCGGCACCCGCTGGCGGTATTGCGTGAGGATCTGCAACGGCTTGGCTGCGACGACACGCGACGGCTGCGGACGGCACGCGCCGGTGCCCGGCTGCGCCTGCCCGGGCTGGTGCTGATGCGTCAGCGTCCGGGCACGGCCAGGGGCATCGTCTTCATCACCGTCGAGGACGAGTTCGGGCAGGCCAATCTGGTGGTCCATGGCGATATCGCCACCCGTGACCGGGCCGCGCTGATCGGCGCGCGGCTGCTGGTCGCGGAAGGCCGGGTCGAGCGCGAGGCGGAGCAGGCGGAGGTGCCGATCATCCATTTGATCTGCCACGGGCTGCAGGATCGCACGGAGCTGCTGGCCGGGTTGATGCGGGGGAAGACGGCCAGCGCCAATGCGGATGCGGTGCAATCGCCCGTTCGTCTGCCGGCAAGCCGGGATTTTCGTTGA